A genomic stretch from Acidobacteriota bacterium includes:
- a CDS encoding helix-turn-helix domain-containing protein produces MQKEIGMALGGRLKDLRLAHGLTLESLSSRLGDHGVEVSEATLHRAEKGTCMLRLDTARAVFNCLGVSLGYVDEVIAEAQVREDVDLSGRSFDDLMREGRELLEYGDYRSALDRFKAAQQWSALAEDDDPERLALALISEADCQRRLRRFQLSEIALRRVLNLPGAPEERRLQAALFQVNLGYASGDFFSARLHAKHVEPLLAACDGRFAAQGYAIIGNLFVAQKAWADAVPRLEKAKQAFEREGLDVQANQVRIHLGLCFFKTGHRESGRRMVNRALDEARSGEKMVVVLSALRVLGEMAAEEGGIDRARREYSAAASLARKLRLENEEFEVCFRIWRLEVSAGDRVDLERMARRALQRLVKKVDRALPEVKEYVARIKLEAKEAGQ; encoded by the coding sequence GTGCAAAAAGAAATCGGAATGGCTCTTGGTGGGCGGTTGAAGGATCTTCGACTGGCTCATGGCCTGACGCTGGAGTCGCTTTCTTCGCGCCTGGGGGATCACGGCGTGGAAGTCAGCGAGGCGACCTTGCATCGTGCCGAGAAAGGTACGTGCATGCTTCGCCTGGACACCGCCCGGGCCGTCTTCAACTGTCTCGGTGTCTCGCTGGGCTACGTCGATGAGGTGATCGCCGAAGCCCAGGTCCGCGAAGATGTCGACCTGAGTGGTCGCTCTTTCGACGACTTGATGAGGGAAGGCCGGGAATTGCTGGAATATGGCGACTACCGCAGCGCCCTGGATCGTTTCAAGGCGGCGCAGCAGTGGAGCGCTCTCGCAGAGGATGATGATCCCGAGCGACTTGCGCTGGCGCTCATTTCCGAAGCCGACTGTCAGCGGCGACTTCGCCGGTTTCAGCTGAGTGAGATCGCGCTGCGCCGTGTCCTCAATCTGCCCGGCGCCCCGGAAGAGCGCCGGCTTCAGGCGGCGCTCTTCCAGGTGAACCTGGGCTACGCCAGCGGAGATTTCTTCTCCGCGAGGCTGCATGCCAAACATGTCGAGCCTCTTCTGGCTGCCTGTGACGGCCGGTTCGCGGCGCAGGGTTATGCGATCATCGGCAATCTCTTCGTGGCTCAAAAAGCATGGGCGGATGCTGTCCCCCGTCTCGAGAAGGCCAAGCAGGCATTTGAACGTGAGGGGCTTGACGTTCAAGCGAATCAGGTTCGCATCCATCTGGGGCTTTGTTTTTTCAAGACGGGGCACCGGGAGTCGGGCCGGAGAATGGTCAATCGGGCTCTCGACGAAGCGCGAAGCGGTGAGAAAATGGTTGTGGTTCTCTCCGCGCTGCGGGTGTTGGGCGAAATGGCTGCCGAAGAGGGTGGCATCGATCGCGCCCGAAGAGAGTACTCTGCGGCCGCGAGCCTGGCGCGTAAGCTTCGGCTGGAAAATGAGGAGTTCGAAGTGTGTTTTCGGATTTGGCGCCTCGAAGTTTCTGCGGGAGATCGCGTCGACCTGGAAAGAATGGCACGGCGGGCGTTGCAGAGACTGGTGAAGAAGGTGGACAGGGCTCTCCCGGAAGTCAAGGAGTACGTTGCCCGGATCAAGTTGGAAGCGAAGGAGGCAGGGCAATGA
- a CDS encoding error-prone DNA polymerase, with product MSAGYAPLWCKSNFSFLEGASHPEELVAAAADLGLSALALTDRDGVYGVVRAHLEAREVGLRLILGSEIHLDDGSPLVLLAENRRGYGHLCRMISSGRLRCPKGECRVRLEEVCGQAEGLIALWGGPAGALAGEVEPASTLGALKEAFGERLMVLIARHRAESDSVIEARLRRRAERWGLPLVAATEVLYHNPGRRELQDVLACLRAGVGLATAGRVIRPNAEHALKSPHAFRRLYADLPGAVERTLDIAARCRFSLDEVRYRYPSERLPDGSTSAQWLRRLTFEGARWRYGDAVPEAVRSQLEKELSVIEELDYPGYFLTMYEIVRFCRERRILCQGRGSAANSAVCYCLGITAVDPVRSGLLFERFLSRERAEPPDIDLDIAHQRREEVIQHVYAQYGREYAAMVAVVIRYRPRSAVRDVGKVLGLSATALDRLARLLPHDGEVEETLLRQAGLDPEVSPAAGHLLRLANEVLGFPRHLSIHPGGFLLGERPVCELVPVENGAMEGRTVIQWDKDDVAALGLFKVDLLGLGALTQIDTAFRLIERHRGERLSMATIPPDDPETYEAIRRADTVGVFQIESRAQMAMLPRLRPERFYDLVVEISIVRPGPISGGMVHPYLRRRNGEEEVQYPHPSLRPVLEKTLGVPLFQEQVMRLAVVAADYTPGEADQLRRDMAAWRRTGRIEKHHQRLVSRMVAKGIAPEFAERVFEQIRGFGEYGFPESHAASFALICYAAAYLKRHYAPEFTCALLRAQPMGFYSVATLVEDARRHGVEVRPIDVTRSFWECTLEPAADGDHPLALRMGARWVKGLRRQSWQRLEAVRKQAPFASYEDCVRRSGVPEADLLRLAGAGAFESLVPGRRQALWEGRRLARRRGRALPLPMEDEDQRFDPLDRFETVLWDYRCTSHSPRAHPVETVRGQLAAQGLPTAEQVRRMPDGRRVRYAGAVICRQRPGTAGGVTFLTLEDETGFVNVVIWKDVWRRYALLVKTRPLLGLTGKVQAGRGVVHVVAERFWAPRLERVPSRSRSRDFH from the coding sequence ATGAGCGCCGGGTACGCACCCCTGTGGTGCAAGAGCAACTTCTCTTTCCTCGAAGGGGCTTCCCACCCGGAAGAGCTGGTGGCCGCGGCGGCGGATCTGGGGCTGAGTGCCCTGGCGTTGACCGATCGGGATGGGGTCTACGGGGTGGTGCGGGCCCACCTCGAGGCCCGGGAAGTGGGTCTGCGGCTGATCCTCGGCTCGGAGATCCACCTCGACGACGGCTCGCCCCTGGTGCTGCTGGCGGAAAACCGCCGGGGCTACGGCCACCTCTGCCGGATGATCTCCAGCGGTCGCCTGCGTTGCCCCAAGGGTGAGTGCCGGGTGCGCCTGGAGGAGGTCTGCGGGCAGGCCGAGGGATTGATCGCCCTGTGGGGCGGTCCCGCCGGCGCCCTGGCGGGAGAGGTGGAGCCGGCTTCCACCCTGGGGGCCCTCAAGGAGGCTTTTGGCGAGCGCTTGATGGTGCTGATCGCCCGCCACCGGGCGGAAAGCGACAGCGTGATCGAGGCCCGGTTGCGCCGCCGGGCCGAGCGTTGGGGCCTGCCGCTGGTGGCGGCCACCGAGGTGCTCTACCACAACCCCGGCCGCCGGGAGTTGCAGGATGTGCTGGCCTGCCTGCGGGCGGGAGTGGGCCTGGCGACGGCAGGGCGGGTGATCCGCCCCAACGCCGAACATGCCCTCAAATCTCCCCACGCCTTCCGTCGCCTCTATGCCGACTTGCCCGGGGCGGTGGAGCGCACTTTGGATATCGCCGCCCGTTGCCGCTTCAGTCTCGACGAGGTCCGCTACCGCTACCCCTCCGAGCGTCTGCCCGACGGCAGCACTTCGGCCCAGTGGCTGAGACGGCTGACCTTCGAGGGTGCGCGGTGGCGTTACGGAGACGCCGTTCCGGAAGCGGTCCGCTCCCAACTCGAAAAAGAGCTGTCCGTGATCGAAGAACTCGACTACCCGGGCTATTTCCTGACCATGTACGAGATCGTGCGTTTTTGCCGGGAGCGGCGGATCCTCTGCCAGGGACGGGGATCGGCGGCCAATTCGGCGGTTTGCTACTGCCTGGGTATCACGGCCGTCGATCCCGTTCGCTCGGGGCTGCTTTTCGAGCGCTTCCTTTCGAGGGAACGGGCGGAGCCACCGGACATCGACCTGGATATCGCCCACCAGCGCCGAGAAGAGGTGATCCAGCACGTCTACGCCCAGTACGGCCGGGAGTACGCGGCGATGGTGGCGGTGGTGATCCGCTACCGTCCCCGCTCGGCGGTACGGGACGTGGGCAAGGTGCTGGGCCTGAGCGCCACGGCTCTCGATCGCCTGGCCCGGCTGCTGCCCCATGACGGCGAGGTGGAAGAGACCCTGTTGCGGCAGGCCGGTCTCGATCCGGAGGTTTCGCCTGCTGCCGGACACTTGCTGCGCCTGGCCAACGAGGTGCTGGGCTTTCCGCGCCACCTCTCGATTCATCCGGGCGGGTTCCTGCTCGGCGAGAGACCGGTGTGCGAGCTGGTGCCGGTGGAAAACGGCGCGATGGAGGGTCGCACGGTGATCCAGTGGGACAAGGACGACGTGGCGGCCCTGGGGCTGTTCAAGGTGGATCTGCTGGGGCTGGGGGCCCTGACCCAGATCGACACGGCTTTTCGCCTGATTGAACGGCATCGGGGCGAAAGGCTGTCGATGGCGACGATTCCGCCCGACGACCCCGAGACTTACGAGGCGATCCGCCGGGCGGATACGGTGGGAGTGTTCCAGATCGAGAGTCGGGCCCAGATGGCCATGCTGCCGCGATTGCGGCCGGAGCGCTTCTATGACCTGGTGGTGGAGATCAGCATCGTGCGTCCCGGGCCGATCTCCGGCGGCATGGTGCACCCGTATCTGCGACGTCGGAACGGCGAGGAAGAGGTGCAATATCCTCACCCCAGCCTGCGTCCCGTGCTCGAGAAGACCCTCGGTGTGCCTCTGTTCCAGGAGCAGGTCATGCGCCTGGCGGTGGTGGCCGCGGACTACACCCCCGGTGAGGCCGACCAGCTGCGCCGGGACATGGCGGCCTGGCGCCGCACGGGGCGCATCGAAAAACACCACCAGAGACTGGTCTCCCGGATGGTGGCCAAGGGCATCGCCCCGGAGTTCGCCGAGCGGGTCTTCGAGCAGATTCGGGGTTTCGGGGAGTACGGTTTTCCCGAGTCCCACGCGGCGAGTTTTGCGCTGATCTGTTACGCCGCAGCCTATCTCAAGCGGCACTACGCCCCGGAATTCACCTGCGCGTTGCTGAGGGCCCAGCCGATGGGCTTTTATTCGGTGGCGACGCTGGTGGAGGACGCCAGGCGTCACGGGGTCGAAGTGCGGCCCATCGATGTGACCCGCTCGTTTTGGGAGTGCACCCTCGAACCTGCCGCGGACGGGGATCACCCGCTGGCCCTGCGCATGGGGGCCCGCTGGGTCAAGGGTCTGCGTCGGCAATCCTGGCAGCGGTTGGAGGCGGTACGGAAGCAGGCGCCCTTCGCTTCTTACGAAGACTGCGTGCGTCGCAGCGGCGTGCCCGAGGCCGACCTGCTGCGCCTGGCCGGGGCGGGGGCTTTCGAATCTCTCGTTCCGGGGCGCCGCCAGGCCTTGTGGGAGGGGCGACGGCTGGCGCGCCGCCGGGGGCGGGCGCTGCCCCTGCCGATGGAAGACGAGGATCAGCGTTTCGATCCCCTCGATCGGTTCGAGACCGTGCTTTGGGACTACCGGTGCACCTCCCACTCGCCCCGGGCGCACCCGGTGGAAACGGTGCGCGGGCAACTCGCCGCCCAAGGGCTGCCTACCGCCGAGCAGGTGCGCCGGATGCCGGATGGCCGCCGGGTGCGCTACGCCGGCGCCGTGATCTGCCGCCAGCGCCCCGGCACTGCCGGGGGGGTGACCTTCCTCACCCTCGAAGACGAGACCGGCTTCGTCAACGTGGTGATCTGGAAAGACGTCTGGCGGCGCTACGCCCTGCTGGTCAAGACCCGTCCCCTGCTGGGTTTGACAGGCAAGGTGCAGGCGGGCCGGGGCGTCGTCCACGTGGTGGCGGAGCGTTTCTGGGCCCCTCGACTCGAGCGTGTTCCGTCCCGCAGCCGAAGCCGTGATTTCCATTGA
- a CDS encoding DNA polymerase Y family protein, translating to MSPNLPRKGSSLPPLACVDLPALPLQLLLRRHPRWAESPVVVVERDEPRGRISWASGRARRLGILPGQTYAAALATSGSVRAGVVAQADVERAVAEVLELLRSLTPEVEPAGRDGLGGPGVFWLGGAGLDRLWPTAELWARAVHRAVAATGFCATVVTGFRRFATYAVARGGPGGVRVLRDPAEEARALEPVPLARLDLAPTLREALAALGVKTVGAFLALPAVGLRERFGPEACRWHRLAREREEAALLPAAPCEPLEAAALLDRPEEDLDRLLFRVKSLLDPQLDELVRRGWRLVGVGLDFRLEGGGRREEWLQTAEPTLLGARVLDLVRLRLEGRPLGARVEEVRVEVRGEAEKWQQLRLFVERSRRDAAAGARALARLRAEFGEEAVVRARPRSAHLPEGRFAWESLPAEWRPARPGPCLQVPLVRRILRRPRILPPRAHRLRDDGWLIRGVEHGPVVRMSEPWIVAGGWWTRPLRREYRYATCRRGDVLWVFYDQRRRRWFLQGQVE from the coding sequence ATGAGCCCGAACTTGCCGAGGAAGGGGTCGAGCCTGCCGCCGCTGGCCTGCGTCGATCTGCCGGCCCTTCCGCTGCAACTCCTGCTCCGCCGCCACCCCCGGTGGGCGGAGTCTCCCGTGGTGGTGGTGGAGCGGGACGAGCCCCGGGGGCGGATCTCGTGGGCGAGCGGCCGGGCGCGACGGCTGGGCATCCTGCCGGGACAGACCTATGCGGCGGCCCTGGCCACGAGTGGCAGCGTGCGTGCGGGCGTGGTGGCGCAGGCCGATGTCGAGCGGGCGGTGGCCGAGGTTTTGGAGCTGCTGAGGAGCCTGACGCCGGAGGTGGAGCCCGCGGGGCGCGATGGCCTGGGCGGGCCGGGGGTTTTCTGGCTCGGGGGGGCGGGGCTCGACCGGTTGTGGCCCACGGCGGAACTGTGGGCCCGGGCGGTGCACCGGGCCGTGGCGGCGACGGGCTTTTGCGCCACGGTGGTCACGGGTTTCCGCCGTTTTGCCACCTACGCCGTGGCCCGGGGAGGTCCGGGGGGCGTGCGGGTGCTGCGGGATCCGGCGGAGGAGGCCCGCGCTCTCGAGCCGGTGCCCCTGGCCCGCCTCGATCTCGCTCCCACCCTGCGGGAGGCCCTGGCCGCCCTGGGGGTGAAGACGGTGGGCGCCTTTCTCGCCCTGCCGGCCGTGGGGTTGCGGGAGCGCTTCGGCCCCGAGGCCTGCCGCTGGCATCGCCTGGCCCGGGAGCGGGAGGAGGCGGCTTTGCTTCCCGCGGCTCCCTGCGAGCCTCTCGAGGCTGCGGCCCTGCTCGACCGCCCCGAGGAAGACCTCGACCGCCTGCTCTTTCGCGTCAAGAGCCTGCTCGACCCCCAACTCGATGAGCTGGTGCGCCGGGGTTGGCGGCTGGTGGGAGTGGGCCTGGATTTCCGCCTGGAGGGGGGAGGCCGGCGGGAGGAGTGGCTGCAGACCGCCGAGCCGACCTTGCTGGGGGCCCGAGTGCTGGACCTGGTGCGCCTGCGCCTCGAGGGACGGCCCCTGGGAGCGCGGGTGGAGGAAGTGCGGGTGGAGGTGCGGGGGGAAGCCGAAAAGTGGCAGCAGCTTCGGCTCTTCGTGGAGCGTTCCCGGCGGGACGCAGCCGCCGGCGCTCGAGCCCTGGCCCGGCTGCGGGCGGAGTTCGGTGAGGAGGCGGTGGTGCGGGCTCGGCCACGGTCGGCCCATCTGCCCGAAGGTCGCTTTGCCTGGGAGTCCCTGCCGGCGGAGTGGCGACCGGCCCGACCGGGGCCCTGTCTCCAGGTCCCCCTCGTGCGCCGGATCCTCCGCCGTCCCCGGATTTTGCCCCCCCGCGCGCATCGGCTGCGGGACGACGGCTGGCTGATCCGGGGTGTCGAGCATGGCCCGGTGGTGCGGATGAGCGAGCCCTGGATCGTGGCCGGAGGCTGGTGGACCCGTCCCCTGCGGCGGGAGTATCGCTACGCCACCTGCCGCCGGGGCGACGTGCTGTGGGTCTTCTACGACCAGCGCCGTCGCCGGTGGTTTCTCCAGGGGCAGGTGGAATGA